One Cupriavidus necator N-1 DNA window includes the following coding sequences:
- a CDS encoding LysR family transcriptional regulator, protein MSRINLALKDRQVFVAIVEKGSFRMAAESLIEKLEKSLRLLDRTTRRAEMTNIGRQFLEEARAALDILDNAAFWLGDEATLQRGLVTVAAIPPAALHFLPQAASFWRSRRC, encoded by the coding sequence ATGTCACGCATTAATCTTGCCCTGAAAGATCGGCAGGTGTTTGTCGCTATCGTCGAAAAAGGAAGCTTCCGTATGGCCGCCGAATCACTGATCGAGAAACTGGAAAAGTCGCTTCGCTTGCTGGACCGCACGACACGACGCGCGGAAATGACAAACATCGGTAGGCAATTCCTGGAGGAAGCACGCGCAGCTCTGGATATCCTTGATAATGCGGCATTCTGGCTCGGTGACGAGGCCACGCTTCAACGCGGGCTGGTGACAGTGGCTGCTATACCGCCTGCTGCGCTGCATTTTCTGCCCCAGGCTGCTTCCTTCTGGCGATCACGCCGATGTTAG
- a CDS encoding polyhydroxyalkanoate depolymerase: protein MYQLYELCNAAWAPFLPWLHASATFLSALENAPMAAPATHLAAGCQLLVRLCKRYPKRPFGLTQVSIDGHQVAVSEAVVLDKAFCRLLHFERATPYRHPVVLLVAPLSGHHATLLRETVRAMLPDFDVYLTDWRDARQVPLAEGAFHLDEYVDYVREFIGYLGPDIYIVSVCQSTVPVLAAVSLMASHGEPTPKSLTLIGGPVDVRRDPTVVNTLAFNKSLDWFERQMIDTVPSMYPGAGRRVCPGFLQHLAFIAMNPDRHLKSHLNYYFDLAAGKTESASMHQCFYDDFNAVLDMDAEYYLESVRVVFQECRLARGIWRVPGEHVRPGDIRSSALITVEGEHDDICGRGQTRAAHDLCTGIDDSRKHHLTARGCGHYGIFSGARWRTRIYPRIRALIYGYAA, encoded by the coding sequence TTGTATCAGCTATATGAACTTTGCAATGCTGCGTGGGCGCCGTTTCTTCCCTGGCTTCATGCAAGCGCGACCTTCTTGAGCGCTCTTGAAAACGCACCGATGGCCGCCCCAGCCACCCATCTCGCTGCCGGGTGTCAATTGCTGGTGCGACTTTGCAAGCGCTATCCTAAGAGGCCATTTGGCCTGACCCAAGTATCGATCGACGGTCACCAGGTTGCGGTCAGCGAAGCGGTGGTATTGGACAAGGCGTTTTGCCGCCTGCTGCACTTTGAGCGCGCAACTCCTTATCGCCATCCGGTCGTCCTGCTCGTCGCGCCGCTTTCGGGCCACCACGCCACGCTGCTGCGCGAGACGGTGCGGGCGATGTTGCCAGACTTCGACGTCTATCTCACCGATTGGCGCGACGCTCGCCAAGTTCCGCTCGCCGAGGGTGCCTTCCATCTTGATGAGTATGTCGACTATGTGCGCGAGTTCATCGGCTACTTGGGACCGGACATTTATATCGTCTCCGTATGCCAATCGACCGTGCCGGTGCTCGCCGCGGTATCCCTGATGGCAAGCCATGGTGAGCCCACACCGAAAAGCCTCACATTGATCGGCGGTCCGGTTGATGTGCGGCGTGACCCCACAGTGGTCAATACGCTGGCATTCAATAAATCGCTCGATTGGTTCGAACGCCAAATGATCGACACCGTGCCTTCTATGTACCCTGGAGCCGGCCGCAGAGTCTGCCCGGGCTTTCTTCAGCATTTGGCCTTCATCGCAATGAATCCCGATCGCCACCTGAAATCGCACCTGAACTATTACTTCGATTTAGCGGCAGGCAAAACCGAGTCGGCCAGTATGCATCAATGCTTCTACGACGATTTCAACGCCGTGCTCGACATGGATGCTGAATACTATCTGGAGTCCGTGCGGGTGGTCTTCCAGGAATGTCGCCTGGCACGCGGCATTTGGCGCGTGCCAGGCGAGCACGTACGCCCGGGCGATATCCGGTCCAGTGCCCTAATCACCGTTGAAGGCGAGCACGACGACATTTGTGGCCGTGGCCAGACCCGAGCAGCACACGATCTTTGCACAGGTATCGACGACTCACGCAAGCATCATCTGACCGCTCGCGGCTGCGGCCACTACGGGATCTTCTCCGGCGCTCGGTGGCGCACCCGGATCTATCCACGCATTCGCGCTCTCATCTATGGGTATGCCGCGTGA
- a CDS encoding polyhydroxyalkanoate depolymerase: MLYQFMEYQCALLAPFAAWAASAANAFADHNSPLSQVPGAPALAAGYEMLYRLGKTYDKPTFGIAAVQHNGRVIPVIEQVVLDRAFCRLLRFAADPLALGADTCQPRPAVLVCAPLAGHHAVMLREVVQALLPEHIVYVTDWTDARRVPLAEGPFHLDDYVIELQAFIRQIGSSEQLHVLAICQATVPALAAISLLASADEPTPRSLILIGGPIDARCSPTAVGRLAADHTLAWFQRNLIYTVPGRYAGAGRKVYPSFLQLAGLAAAQPGLLVASHQDYYLELARGDYERAEAYRRVCDTYNAVLDMAAEFYLDTIRIVFQEFRPARGNWFVRGQPVRPQDIRTTALLTIEGEHDAISGSGQTHAAHGLCRGLAARDKRHVTARRCGHYDLFCGPRWHSEIYPGIRALIRQATASALGSGS; the protein is encoded by the coding sequence ATGCTGTACCAGTTCATGGAGTATCAATGCGCGCTGCTCGCGCCATTCGCTGCGTGGGCGGCGAGCGCAGCCAACGCGTTTGCCGATCATAACAGCCCCCTATCGCAGGTACCGGGCGCCCCCGCCTTGGCCGCGGGTTACGAAATGCTGTACCGCCTCGGCAAAACTTACGACAAGCCGACGTTCGGCATCGCTGCCGTCCAGCACAACGGCCGCGTCATCCCTGTGATCGAACAAGTTGTGCTGGACAGGGCATTCTGCCGTCTGCTGCGCTTTGCAGCTGATCCGCTCGCACTTGGCGCCGACACTTGCCAGCCAAGACCCGCTGTGCTGGTCTGTGCGCCGCTTGCAGGGCATCACGCCGTCATGCTTCGCGAGGTCGTCCAAGCCCTTTTGCCGGAGCATATCGTCTATGTGACGGACTGGACGGATGCGCGCCGCGTTCCCCTTGCGGAAGGGCCGTTCCACCTGGATGACTATGTGATCGAACTGCAGGCGTTTATCCGTCAGATCGGCTCGTCGGAACAACTGCACGTGCTTGCCATCTGCCAGGCCACCGTGCCAGCCCTGGCCGCAATTTCTTTGTTGGCCAGCGCCGATGAGCCGACCCCAAGGAGTCTGATCCTAATCGGCGGGCCGATCGATGCGCGCTGCAGCCCCACTGCGGTCGGAAGGCTGGCCGCAGACCACACGCTCGCATGGTTTCAACGGAACTTGATCTACACGGTGCCCGGTCGCTACGCCGGCGCCGGTCGCAAGGTGTACCCGAGCTTCCTGCAACTTGCCGGCCTGGCGGCAGCCCAGCCGGGGCTGTTGGTGGCGTCGCATCAGGACTACTATTTGGAGCTCGCAAGGGGTGACTACGAGCGTGCCGAAGCATACCGGCGCGTTTGCGATACGTACAATGCGGTGCTCGACATGGCGGCTGAGTTTTACCTGGATACCATCCGGATCGTGTTCCAGGAGTTTCGTCCGGCGCGCGGCAATTGGTTCGTGCGAGGCCAGCCCGTGCGCCCGCAAGACATCCGCACTACTGCACTACTGACCATTGAAGGCGAACACGACGCCATTTCCGGCAGCGGGCAGACCCACGCAGCGCACGGTCTGTGCCGGGGCCTTGCCGCCCGCGACAAGCGGCACGTGACGGCGCGCCGGTGCGGCCACTATGACCTCTTCTGTGGCCCCCGATGGCACTCCGAGATATACCCCGGCATCCGCGCTCTGATACGACAGGCTACTGCCTCCGCGCTTGGCTCGGGAAGCTAG
- a CDS encoding MFS transporter — protein sequence MNAAQIRLGLRENLGQFSLLVLVNAFVGAMVGLERSILPAIAEQEFHIAARTSVLSFIVVFGLTKALTNYFAGRFSDRFGRKRVLVAGWLVAIPVPFILMWAPNWNWVVGANVLLGVSQGLTWSTTVIMKIDLVGPKQRGLAMGLNEFAGYFAVAASALATGWTAAHFGLRPEPFYLGVVYVAAGLLLSALAVRETRDHVVHELREHHPQAVADKLSHAEIFRRTSLTDRNLSSVSQAGLVNNLNDGMAWGLFPLVFAAAGMTLAQIGVLAAIYPAIWGALQIITGALSDKIGRKWLIVSGMWLQAGGIAVTAVAADFHVFGLGAALLGIGTAMVYPTLLATIGDVAHPPWRASAVGVYRLWRDLGYAVGALLAGITADMFGVPTAIWLVAALTLLSGVVAAVRMSETHATGEARARAAP from the coding sequence ATGAACGCGGCGCAGATCCGCCTCGGGCTGCGTGAGAACCTCGGCCAGTTTTCGCTGCTGGTCCTCGTCAACGCATTTGTTGGTGCCATGGTGGGCCTAGAGCGCAGTATCCTGCCGGCCATTGCCGAGCAGGAATTCCACATCGCGGCGCGCACGTCGGTTCTTTCCTTCATCGTGGTGTTTGGACTCACCAAGGCACTGACGAACTACTTTGCCGGGCGTTTTTCCGATCGCTTCGGCCGAAAGCGAGTCTTGGTGGCCGGATGGCTGGTCGCCATACCGGTCCCATTCATTCTGATGTGGGCACCCAACTGGAATTGGGTGGTCGGAGCCAATGTCCTGTTGGGCGTGAGCCAGGGGCTGACGTGGTCCACCACAGTCATCATGAAGATCGACCTGGTCGGCCCGAAGCAGCGCGGCCTGGCCATGGGACTCAACGAATTTGCCGGATACTTCGCGGTGGCAGCCAGCGCACTGGCCACTGGTTGGACCGCCGCCCACTTCGGTCTCAGGCCCGAACCCTTCTACCTGGGCGTCGTCTACGTTGCTGCCGGGCTGCTGCTTTCCGCGCTTGCGGTTCGCGAAACCCGGGACCACGTCGTGCACGAGTTGCGTGAGCACCATCCTCAAGCAGTTGCGGACAAGCTCAGCCACGCCGAGATTTTCCGCCGCACATCGCTGACCGATCGCAATCTCTCCAGCGTAAGCCAGGCCGGGCTGGTCAACAACCTTAACGACGGCATGGCCTGGGGCCTGTTCCCGCTGGTCTTTGCCGCAGCAGGGATGACGCTGGCGCAAATCGGCGTGCTAGCTGCGATCTATCCAGCAATCTGGGGCGCTTTGCAGATTATCACCGGAGCTCTTTCGGACAAGATTGGCCGCAAGTGGCTGATCGTGTCGGGGATGTGGTTGCAGGCAGGGGGGATTGCCGTCACCGCAGTAGCAGCAGATTTCCACGTGTTTGGTCTGGGTGCCGCTTTGCTTGGAATCGGCACGGCGATGGTCTATCCAACCTTGCTCGCCACGATCGGCGACGTAGCCCACCCTCCCTGGCGCGCTTCCGCAGTGGGCGTCTACCGGCTTTGGCGTGACCTTGGCTACGCGGTGGGAGCTCTCTTGGCCGGTATCACTGCGGATATGTTCGGCGTGCCGACGGCGATCTGGCTGGTCGCGGCGCTGACCTTGCTGTCGGGTGTGGTTGCAGCGGTGCGGATGAGCGAAACCCATGCAACAGGTGAGGCACGAGCGAGAGCGGCCCCATAG
- a CDS encoding MBL fold metallo-hydrolase: protein MFFRQRPAENATLSYFFGCAGVGKAAAVDVVAGDDAWFIAEAKKGGVVITHVIDTHVHADHYSGGPALARQVYAPYYLHESNKGRVAFDFAPLVDGQRLEAGNVLVDVLHTPGHTPDSVCLLVRDLRRGDEPWFVMTGDTLFVGAVGRPDLAGMEREMAAQLYDSLHQKLLTLPADLEIYPGHQAGSACGVGLSGKPASTIGFEKRWNAALTLEKSAFVEYVTREIPAQPANMEAMVQANLGWGC, encoded by the coding sequence ATGTTCTTCCGGCAACGCCCCGCAGAAAACGCCACGCTGTCCTATTTCTTCGGATGCGCCGGTGTCGGCAAGGCAGCTGCCGTCGACGTCGTCGCCGGTGACGACGCCTGGTTCATTGCCGAGGCCAAGAAGGGGGGCGTGGTGATTACCCATGTGATCGACACCCATGTACACGCCGATCACTACTCCGGGGGTCCGGCACTGGCGCGTCAGGTCTATGCGCCCTACTACCTGCACGAAAGCAACAAGGGACGGGTCGCATTCGACTTCGCGCCGCTGGTCGATGGCCAGCGACTGGAGGCCGGCAATGTGCTGGTCGACGTCCTGCACACTCCCGGGCACACACCCGACAGCGTCTGTCTGCTGGTGCGCGACCTGCGCCGAGGCGACGAGCCATGGTTTGTGATGACTGGAGACACGCTGTTTGTGGGGGCCGTCGGACGCCCCGACCTCGCTGGCATGGAACGCGAGATGGCCGCCCAGCTTTATGACAGCCTGCATCAGAAGTTGCTGACGCTGCCTGCAGATCTCGAGATTTACCCGGGGCACCAGGCTGGCAGCGCGTGCGGCGTCGGCTTGTCTGGCAAGCCTGCGTCGACCATTGGCTTCGAGAAGCGCTGGAACGCAGCGCTCACCTTGGAGAAATCCGCTTTCGTCGAATACGTGACCAGGGAGATCCCCGCTCAACCCGCCAACATGGAAGCCATGGTGCAGGCAAATCTGGGTTGGGGGTGCTAA
- a CDS encoding ArsR/SmtB family transcription factor yields MRELKNHLYEQVARIGKAVASPKRLELIELLCQGEKTVEVLAAQAGISVKLASAHLKELRGARLAETRKDGKYVVYRLASTGVADLWVTLRSEAEERLVELQVALATIVEHDDDLQGFDRVAILRKARAGEVLVLDVRPADEFTAAHLPHARSLPLGELKKRLAEIPKDMPVVAYCRGPFCLMAKDAVEFLRSKGYHAFHLTDGVAEWRAHGLPIELQGNP; encoded by the coding sequence ATGAGAGAGTTGAAGAATCACCTTTACGAGCAGGTCGCCCGGATCGGGAAAGCTGTAGCCAGCCCGAAGCGGCTGGAGCTCATCGAACTCCTGTGCCAGGGCGAGAAGACGGTCGAGGTACTAGCTGCCCAAGCGGGAATCAGCGTGAAGCTGGCTAGTGCCCATCTCAAGGAACTCCGCGGGGCCCGCCTTGCCGAGACTCGCAAGGATGGAAAGTATGTCGTGTACCGGCTGGCCAGCACCGGTGTGGCCGACCTCTGGGTGACCTTGCGTTCCGAAGCCGAAGAGCGGCTGGTCGAATTGCAGGTGGCACTGGCGACCATCGTCGAGCATGACGATGACCTTCAAGGATTTGACCGGGTCGCCATCCTGAGGAAGGCCAGGGCAGGGGAGGTGCTGGTGCTGGATGTACGCCCTGCCGATGAGTTCACCGCGGCCCACCTACCGCATGCTCGCTCCTTGCCGCTGGGCGAGCTTAAGAAGCGGCTTGCCGAGATCCCCAAAGACATGCCTGTGGTTGCCTACTGCCGAGGACCCTTCTGCCTGATGGCCAAGGACGCTGTCGAGTTCCTGCGCAGCAAGGGCTACCATGCCTTCCATCTGACCGATGGCGTGGCCGAGTGGCGGGCCCACGGGTTGCCCATCGAGCTTCAGGGCAACCCATGA
- a CDS encoding ABC transporter ATP-binding protein, producing the protein MERDGARRMVATPIGVIFRDLWRVSRAPFIVIAIIILGSSFSSVSGPYLFSRLVDRMTGDGWLGALSTGFLVYAVLTGLTFALQSTVSYLAAMSAENLRFIASTSFFDRLLKKPPQFFLEHNPAEIQSAQMQGTQALDLIVQVGLIVLIPGFVQLALTLTILGAVIDSRIALIVLVYGLIVIMLTYFSNIWSRPHLETATNAGQQNAQLIGNAISSIETLRYFGSTNWMSSRFSRGAREVFTNWRRYCLKRIAYASVYGVALALQFVITFFIFLPRYRAGVVSVGDVVLFNTLLLQLNRPFEMAGLALESLMRSYVQLKPFSRIWIYPEEDDSTLSRGKPLADRGRLEFRDVHFTYTDGRGIAGVNFVAERGSITFIAGESGAGKSTVLKLALKAVEPSSGAIRVDGVDLRKINRRDWYGAVGVVPQEVMLLNDTLEVNIALGRPICETRLREAAAKAAILERIEELPDGFSTYVGERGLKLSGGERQRIAIARALYGEPQFLFLDEASSALDEAAEAGIMAHIRKLAGDVTVLAITHRRGAICETDNVITIQGRDHPSVDREWVRRVPTERASHIR; encoded by the coding sequence ATGGAGAGGGATGGCGCGCGGCGCATGGTGGCCACTCCGATCGGTGTTATTTTCCGAGATCTATGGAGAGTTTCCCGTGCTCCATTCATCGTCATTGCGATTATCATTCTCGGATCGTCTTTCTCGTCGGTGTCCGGTCCCTATTTGTTCTCGCGCCTTGTCGACCGTATGACTGGCGACGGCTGGCTTGGGGCACTCTCGACAGGCTTCCTCGTCTATGCGGTTTTGACCGGTCTGACTTTTGCTCTGCAAAGCACGGTCTCCTACCTGGCTGCAATGAGTGCTGAGAATCTGCGCTTTATTGCGTCGACCAGCTTCTTCGACCGACTGCTAAAGAAGCCGCCGCAGTTCTTTTTGGAACACAACCCCGCTGAGATTCAGTCCGCGCAAATGCAGGGGACACAGGCGCTCGATCTGATTGTACAAGTGGGGTTGATAGTACTGATTCCGGGTTTCGTTCAACTCGCGCTGACATTGACTATTCTGGGTGCGGTGATTGATTCGCGAATCGCTTTAATCGTGCTGGTCTACGGTTTGATAGTCATAATGTTGACTTACTTCTCCAACATCTGGTCGAGACCGCACCTTGAGACGGCGACTAATGCTGGTCAACAAAATGCGCAGCTGATTGGTAACGCGATTTCATCAATCGAAACGCTGCGCTATTTTGGTAGCACGAATTGGATGAGTAGTCGATTCAGTAGGGGGGCGAGAGAGGTTTTTACCAATTGGCGAAGGTACTGCTTGAAGAGGATCGCCTATGCTAGCGTCTACGGCGTTGCACTTGCGCTTCAGTTCGTCATTACGTTCTTCATTTTCCTTCCGCGCTATCGCGCCGGCGTGGTCTCTGTCGGCGACGTCGTGCTTTTCAACACGCTCCTGCTTCAACTTAACCGGCCCTTTGAGATGGCGGGGCTTGCCCTTGAGAGCTTGATGCGTTCGTATGTTCAATTGAAGCCATTTTCCCGCATTTGGATTTACCCTGAAGAGGACGATTCAACACTGAGTCGAGGCAAACCGCTTGCCGATAGGGGCCGTCTAGAGTTTCGGGACGTGCACTTCACCTACACGGATGGACGCGGAATTGCTGGCGTCAATTTCGTGGCAGAACGGGGCTCGATCACGTTTATTGCTGGTGAGAGCGGTGCAGGTAAGTCAACGGTATTAAAGCTCGCTCTTAAAGCGGTGGAGCCCTCGAGCGGTGCGATTCGAGTTGACGGGGTCGACTTAAGGAAGATCAACCGTCGGGACTGGTATGGTGCTGTCGGCGTCGTACCGCAGGAAGTGATGCTGTTAAACGATACGCTTGAGGTGAACATAGCCTTGGGACGGCCGATTTGCGAGACGCGCTTGCGCGAAGCTGCCGCAAAGGCGGCGATCCTTGAGCGGATTGAGGAGCTTCCCGACGGATTCTCGACGTACGTAGGAGAGCGAGGCCTGAAGCTGTCCGGTGGCGAGCGCCAGCGTATTGCCATTGCTCGGGCATTGTACGGCGAACCGCAATTTCTGTTCCTCGACGAGGCGAGCTCCGCTCTGGATGAGGCGGCAGAGGCAGGAATCATGGCTCATATCCGTAAGCTTGCTGGTGATGTTACGGTCCTCGCCATTACACATCGAAGGGGCGCCATCTGTGAAACAGACAATGTAATCACTATTCAGGGGCGGGATCATCCTTCTGTGGATCGCGAATGGGTAAGGAGAGTGCCGACAGAGCGTGCCTCACATATAAGGTGA
- a CDS encoding transcriptional regulator NanR, with translation MPTSEPIQRRRLFEDVLDRLTERIRNGEIAPGEQLPAERDLMEYYGVGRPAIREALQALERAGIIEIAHGERARVVIPTPQRLIQQIGAGAQHLLRSDPDSLEHLKGARVFLECGMAQLAAANATPDDIQRLQARLEEQRQAKDDSALFLTRDMAFHCELARISGNPIFPAIVQALFEWAREYYRGIVRAPGAEALTLAEHQRVIDAVASHDGDAASRAMREHLTRANALYRTLNGSTAAIS, from the coding sequence ATGCCAACAAGCGAACCCATTCAACGACGCCGCCTATTTGAGGACGTGCTGGACAGGCTAACCGAGCGCATCCGCAACGGCGAGATCGCCCCAGGCGAACAGCTGCCCGCCGAGCGCGATCTCATGGAGTACTACGGTGTAGGTCGACCAGCCATTCGCGAGGCGCTCCAGGCGCTGGAACGCGCCGGGATCATTGAAATCGCGCACGGCGAGCGCGCGCGGGTCGTGATCCCGACCCCGCAACGCCTGATTCAGCAGATCGGCGCCGGTGCGCAGCATCTGCTGCGCTCTGACCCGGACTCGCTGGAACACCTGAAGGGCGCGCGTGTGTTTCTGGAATGCGGGATGGCGCAACTCGCCGCCGCCAATGCGACGCCTGACGACATCCAGCGCCTGCAAGCCCGCCTGGAAGAACAGCGCCAGGCCAAGGACGACTCGGCGCTTTTCCTGACGCGCGACATGGCCTTCCACTGTGAACTGGCACGCATCAGCGGAAATCCCATTTTTCCCGCCATCGTCCAGGCCTTGTTCGAGTGGGCGCGCGAGTACTACCGAGGCATCGTGCGTGCACCCGGCGCCGAGGCGTTGACGCTCGCGGAACACCAACGTGTCATCGACGCAGTGGCCTCCCATGATGGCGATGCGGCTTCGCGCGCTATGCGCGAGCACCTCACGCGAGCCAACGCGCTCTACCGGACCCTGAACGGCTCCACAGCGGCTATCTCGTAG
- a CDS encoding MFS transporter, with protein MPLGMMVYSSYHYTKTAAEDCVKTPSDDRAGVRPTGDNVENTGTTATERSAIRKVSLRLVPFIALMFFINFLDRTAISFAGPNGMTKDLGLSAAQFGFAAGVFFVGYILLEIPSNLALHKYGARRWLARIMVTWGIVAILFTWVSSIEGLYLLRFLLGVAEAGFFPGAILFLSMWVPARHRCHVLALFYLAQPLTTVIGAPVAALLIEAHGLFGLAGWRIMFFGVAVPAVVIGVVAWFYLADKPAHAKWLTKAERDWLSAELDKEEKIKPHSHGHMAGQALRDSRVWVLALTYFGLIYGLYALAFFLPTIIGGFEAQYGTKFDVFQKGWITAIPYLPAALALFLWSRDATRRGVRPWHVGVPALIGAVSIPAALYMQSPAATVAVITVTACAIFSALPNFWSIPARFLSGAGAAAGIALINTIGNFAGFAAPFVTGAVKDATGSYQVPMFIVGGFMLLSAVLVFAISAREKQPAPERNSVLEPKANLK; from the coding sequence ATGCCGCTTGGCATGATGGTATACTCATCATACCATTACACCAAGACAGCAGCGGAAGACTGCGTCAAGACGCCGTCCGACGACCGGGCCGGCGTGAGACCTACAGGAGACAACGTGGAAAACACTGGAACCACCGCCACCGAGCGGTCCGCGATCCGCAAGGTATCGCTCCGGCTCGTACCCTTCATTGCGTTGATGTTCTTCATCAACTTCCTGGACCGGACCGCCATTTCCTTTGCCGGCCCCAACGGCATGACGAAGGACCTGGGCCTGAGCGCCGCGCAGTTCGGTTTTGCTGCCGGCGTGTTCTTCGTCGGTTACATCCTGCTGGAGATTCCCAGCAACCTCGCGCTTCACAAATACGGCGCCCGCCGCTGGCTGGCTCGCATCATGGTGACCTGGGGCATCGTCGCCATTCTGTTCACCTGGGTCAGCAGCATCGAAGGCCTGTACCTGCTGCGTTTCCTGCTGGGCGTTGCCGAGGCCGGGTTCTTTCCCGGCGCCATTCTCTTCCTGAGCATGTGGGTGCCGGCCCGCCATCGCTGCCACGTGCTGGCGCTGTTCTATCTGGCGCAGCCCCTCACCACTGTCATCGGCGCGCCAGTTGCCGCGCTGCTGATCGAGGCGCACGGCCTGTTCGGGCTGGCCGGCTGGCGCATTATGTTCTTTGGCGTGGCGGTGCCGGCCGTCGTAATTGGGGTGGTCGCGTGGTTCTACCTGGCCGACAAGCCTGCGCACGCCAAATGGCTGACCAAGGCGGAGCGCGACTGGCTCAGCGCTGAACTGGACAAAGAAGAGAAGATCAAGCCCCACTCGCATGGCCACATGGCTGGCCAGGCGTTGCGCGACAGCCGCGTCTGGGTTCTGGCGCTGACCTATTTCGGCCTGATCTACGGCCTGTATGCCCTCGCGTTCTTCCTGCCCACCATCATCGGCGGCTTCGAAGCGCAATACGGCACCAAGTTCGACGTCTTCCAGAAGGGCTGGATCACGGCCATCCCCTATCTCCCGGCGGCGCTTGCACTGTTCCTGTGGAGCCGCGATGCAACCCGGCGCGGCGTGCGGCCGTGGCATGTGGGCGTGCCCGCGCTGATCGGCGCCGTCAGCATCCCCGCGGCGCTGTACATGCAATCGCCCGCCGCGACCGTGGCTGTGATCACTGTGACGGCCTGCGCCATTTTCTCCGCCCTGCCCAACTTCTGGTCGATCCCGGCGCGCTTCCTTTCCGGTGCCGGCGCCGCAGCGGGTATTGCGCTCATCAACACCATCGGCAACTTTGCGGGCTTCGCCGCCCCGTTTGTGACCGGCGCGGTCAAGGACGCGACGGGCTCCTACCAGGTGCCCATGTTCATCGTCGGCGGCTTCATGCTGCTTTCCGCGGTGCTCGTCTTTGCCATCTCCGCCCGGGAGAAGCAGCCCGCGCCAGAGCGAAACAGCGTGCTGGAACCGAAGGCCAACCTGAAATGA
- the apnO gene encoding D-apionate oxidoisomerase yields the protein MKEKIALFGAGGKMGVRLAKNLLKSDYRVSHVEVSEVGKKRLKDELGLECVSTEAALDNVDVVILAVPDTIIGKIAAQIAPQLRPGTMVMTLDAAAPFAGHLPDRPDLTYFVAHPCHPLIFNDETDPEARRDYFGGGAAKQSITSALMQGPEEAFDLGEAVAKVIYAPILRSYRLTVDQMALLEPGLSETICATLLQVMREAMDETVRRGVPKEAARDFLLGHMNILGAVIFNEIPGAFSDACNKAIEFGKPRLMRDDWIKVFDREEIAESIRRIT from the coding sequence ATGAAAGAGAAGATCGCCCTGTTTGGCGCCGGCGGCAAGATGGGTGTGCGCCTGGCCAAAAACCTGCTCAAGTCGGACTATCGCGTCAGCCACGTTGAGGTGAGCGAGGTCGGCAAGAAGCGCCTGAAGGACGAACTCGGCCTCGAATGCGTGAGCACCGAAGCCGCCCTGGACAATGTCGATGTGGTGATCCTGGCCGTGCCCGATACCATCATCGGCAAGATCGCTGCCCAGATTGCCCCTCAGCTGAGGCCCGGCACCATGGTCATGACGCTCGATGCGGCCGCACCGTTCGCGGGTCACTTGCCCGACCGGCCGGATCTGACCTACTTTGTCGCTCACCCGTGCCACCCGTTGATCTTCAACGACGAGACCGACCCCGAGGCGCGCCGCGATTATTTCGGCGGCGGCGCCGCCAAGCAGTCGATCACCAGCGCGCTGATGCAGGGCCCCGAGGAAGCATTCGACCTGGGCGAAGCCGTGGCGAAGGTGATCTATGCCCCGATTCTCCGTTCCTATCGCCTGACCGTCGACCAGATGGCCCTGCTGGAGCCGGGCCTGTCGGAGACGATCTGCGCCACCCTGCTCCAAGTGATGCGCGAAGCGATGGACGAAACCGTTCGCCGCGGCGTGCCGAAGGAAGCGGCGCGCGACTTCCTGCTCGGTCACATGAACATCCTCGGCGCGGTGATCTTCAACGAAATTCCAGGCGCCTTCTCCGATGCCTGCAACAAGGCTATCGAGTTCGGCAAGCCGCGGCTGATGCGCGACGACTGGATCAAGGTCTTCGACCGCGAAGAGATTGCCGAGAGCATCCGCCGCATCACCTGA